From Nerophis ophidion isolate RoL-2023_Sa linkage group LG15, RoL_Noph_v1.0, whole genome shotgun sequence, one genomic window encodes:
- the gcm2 gene encoding chorion-specific transcription factor GCMb isoform X3 gives MSRAEEREETDCVCSFGMKSTWDINDPKLPQDTKHFDGFQEWTDGYVRYIYSAEDKNAQRHLSGWAMRNTNNHNCQILKKSCLGVVVCSRGCTLSDGSRLQLRPAICDKARQKQQKKVCPSCTGALELLPCRGHSGYPVTNFWRVDGKAIFFQAKGVHDHPRPESKSETEARRSSVKRRVNSPPFAPKKRLIESQALGPALLSCVESADRISFIEPTFPQHYPAFQSTEPYYNHHNALGETSPGLQKTASPRLYMGRPSYEFPGYLTSPSYPVTSEFCDPRVAPVLGCPTSSASAPLSSSSSSFDPSPKPGWKDLLKTSAPYSDNHHYYSTDYPCRYTGNTPGSPAALQTIITTTTKPEVVQTKTERADAYDYRYSYANTYRYDDY, from the exons ATGTCCCGAGCGGAAGAGCGCGAGGAGACAGACTGCGTTTGCTCTTTCGGGATGAAGTCCACTTGGGACATCAATGACCCCAAACTCCCGCAG GACACAAAGCATTTTGACGGCTTCCAGGAGTGGACTGATGGTTACGTGCGTTACATCTACAGCG CCGAGGACAAGAATGCTCAGCGCCACCTGTCGGGCTGGGCCATGAGGAACACCAACAACCACAACTGTCAGATCCTTAAGAAATCGTGCTTGGGCGTGGTGGTGTGCTCGCGGGGCTGCACGCTCTCCGACGGTTCCCGACTGCAGCTGCGTCCCGCTATCTGCGACAAGGCTCGGCAGAAACAACAAA AGAAAGTATGTCCGAGCTGCACTGGTGCTCTGGAACTGTTGCCGTGTCGAGGTCATAGCGGATACCCGGTCACCAACTTCTGGAGGGTGGACGGGAAGGCCATCTTCTTCCAG GCCAAAGGGGTCCACGACCATCCAAGGCCAGAGTCCAAATCTGAGACAGAGGCTCGGAGAAGTTCAGTGAAAAGACGAGTCAACTCGCCGCCTTTTGCACCAAAAAAGCGACTCATTGAATCTCAG GCTCTCGGCCCAGCCCTTCTCTCCTGTGTGGAATCAGCAGACAGGATCTCCTTCATCGAGCCAACATTCCCCCAGCATTACCCAGCATTCCAAAGTACAGAACCATACTATAACCACCATAACGCTCTAGGAGAGACATCACCCGGTCTGCAGAAAACAGCTAGTCCTAGACTCTACATGGGCAGGCCCAGCTACGAGTTCCCAGGGTACCTGACCTCACCTTCATATCCAGTTACCTCAGAGTTTTGTGATCCCAG GGTGGCCCCAGTCCTTGGCTGTCCGACATCCTCCGCCTCAGCTCCtctttcttcttcctcttcctcctttgACCCCTCACCAAAACCGGGCTGGAAAGACCTACTGAAGACCTCTGCCCCTTACAGTGACAACCACCATTATTACAGTACTGACTACCCCTGCCGCTACACAGGAAACACCCCGGGTTCACCCGCTGCACTGCAGACCATCATCACCACTACAACTAAG CCGGAAGTCGTGCAGACCAAAACGGAGCGAGCCGACGCCTACGACTACCGCTACAGCTACGCCAACACGTACCGCTACGACGACTACTGA
- the gcm2 gene encoding chorion-specific transcription factor GCMb isoform X2 — translation MSRAEEREETDCVCSFGMKSTWDINDPKLPQDTKHFDGFQEWTDGYVRYIYSAEDKNAQRHLSGWAMRNTNNHNCQILKKSCLGVVVCSRGCTLSDGSRLQLRPAICDKARQKQQKKVCPSCTGALELLPCRGHSGYPVTNFWRVDGKAIFFQAKGVHDHPRPESKSETEARRSSVKRRVNSPPFAPKKRLIESQALGPALLSCVESADRISFIEPTFPQHYPAFQSTEPYYNHHNALGETSPGLQKTASPRLYMGRPSYEFPGYLTSPSYPVTSEFCDPRVAPVLGCPTSSASAPLSSSSSSFDPSPKPGWKDLLKTSAPYSDNHHYYSTDYPCRYTGNTPGSPAALQTIITTTTKLVPFGSWGVLEPISASFWRKAEYTLDKLPLNRRAYTDSQSTLTLTFTHHPSIFYRLSLLV, via the exons ATGTCCCGAGCGGAAGAGCGCGAGGAGACAGACTGCGTTTGCTCTTTCGGGATGAAGTCCACTTGGGACATCAATGACCCCAAACTCCCGCAG GACACAAAGCATTTTGACGGCTTCCAGGAGTGGACTGATGGTTACGTGCGTTACATCTACAGCG CCGAGGACAAGAATGCTCAGCGCCACCTGTCGGGCTGGGCCATGAGGAACACCAACAACCACAACTGTCAGATCCTTAAGAAATCGTGCTTGGGCGTGGTGGTGTGCTCGCGGGGCTGCACGCTCTCCGACGGTTCCCGACTGCAGCTGCGTCCCGCTATCTGCGACAAGGCTCGGCAGAAACAACAAA AGAAAGTATGTCCGAGCTGCACTGGTGCTCTGGAACTGTTGCCGTGTCGAGGTCATAGCGGATACCCGGTCACCAACTTCTGGAGGGTGGACGGGAAGGCCATCTTCTTCCAG GCCAAAGGGGTCCACGACCATCCAAGGCCAGAGTCCAAATCTGAGACAGAGGCTCGGAGAAGTTCAGTGAAAAGACGAGTCAACTCGCCGCCTTTTGCACCAAAAAAGCGACTCATTGAATCTCAG GCTCTCGGCCCAGCCCTTCTCTCCTGTGTGGAATCAGCAGACAGGATCTCCTTCATCGAGCCAACATTCCCCCAGCATTACCCAGCATTCCAAAGTACAGAACCATACTATAACCACCATAACGCTCTAGGAGAGACATCACCCGGTCTGCAGAAAACAGCTAGTCCTAGACTCTACATGGGCAGGCCCAGCTACGAGTTCCCAGGGTACCTGACCTCACCTTCATATCCAGTTACCTCAGAGTTTTGTGATCCCAG GGTGGCCCCAGTCCTTGGCTGTCCGACATCCTCCGCCTCAGCTCCtctttcttcttcctcttcctcctttgACCCCTCACCAAAACCGGGCTGGAAAGACCTACTGAAGACCTCTGCCCCTTACAGTGACAACCACCATTATTACAGTACTGACTACCCCTGCCGCTACACAGGAAACACCCCGGGTTCACCCGCTGCACTGCAGACCATCATCACCACTACAACTAAG cttgtccctttcgggtcgtggggggtgctggagcctatttcagcttcattttggcggaaggcggagtacaccctggacaagttgccacttaatcgcagggcctacacagatagtcagtcaacattgacactcacattcacacaccatccatccattttttaccgcttgtcccttttggtgtag
- the gcm2 gene encoding chorion-specific transcription factor GCMb isoform X1, with translation MSRAEEREETDCVCSFGMKSTWDINDPKLPQDTKHFDGFQEWTDGYVRYIYSAEDKNAQRHLSGWAMRNTNNHNCQILKKSCLGVVVCSRGCTLSDGSRLQLRPAICDKARQKQQKKVCPSCTGALELLPCRGHSGYPVTNFWRVDGKAIFFQAKGVHDHPRPESKSETEARRSSVKRRVNSPPFAPKKRLIESQALGPALLSCVESADRISFIEPTFPQHYPAFQSTEPYYNHHNALGETSPGLQKTASPRLYMGRPSYEFPGYLTSPSYPVTSEFCDPRVAPVLGCPTSSASAPLSSSSSSFDPSPKPGWKDLLKTSAPYSDNHHYYSTDYPCRYTGNTPGSPAALQTIITTTTKVSYQPCPKAPSYQSCPKPQAGLQAYQPCAPAKPPGLPGCSSLLDEAHPSYSAEVKVTEESGGVIKSLSFQPEVVQTKTERADAYDYRYSYANTYRYDDY, from the exons ATGTCCCGAGCGGAAGAGCGCGAGGAGACAGACTGCGTTTGCTCTTTCGGGATGAAGTCCACTTGGGACATCAATGACCCCAAACTCCCGCAG GACACAAAGCATTTTGACGGCTTCCAGGAGTGGACTGATGGTTACGTGCGTTACATCTACAGCG CCGAGGACAAGAATGCTCAGCGCCACCTGTCGGGCTGGGCCATGAGGAACACCAACAACCACAACTGTCAGATCCTTAAGAAATCGTGCTTGGGCGTGGTGGTGTGCTCGCGGGGCTGCACGCTCTCCGACGGTTCCCGACTGCAGCTGCGTCCCGCTATCTGCGACAAGGCTCGGCAGAAACAACAAA AGAAAGTATGTCCGAGCTGCACTGGTGCTCTGGAACTGTTGCCGTGTCGAGGTCATAGCGGATACCCGGTCACCAACTTCTGGAGGGTGGACGGGAAGGCCATCTTCTTCCAG GCCAAAGGGGTCCACGACCATCCAAGGCCAGAGTCCAAATCTGAGACAGAGGCTCGGAGAAGTTCAGTGAAAAGACGAGTCAACTCGCCGCCTTTTGCACCAAAAAAGCGACTCATTGAATCTCAG GCTCTCGGCCCAGCCCTTCTCTCCTGTGTGGAATCAGCAGACAGGATCTCCTTCATCGAGCCAACATTCCCCCAGCATTACCCAGCATTCCAAAGTACAGAACCATACTATAACCACCATAACGCTCTAGGAGAGACATCACCCGGTCTGCAGAAAACAGCTAGTCCTAGACTCTACATGGGCAGGCCCAGCTACGAGTTCCCAGGGTACCTGACCTCACCTTCATATCCAGTTACCTCAGAGTTTTGTGATCCCAG GGTGGCCCCAGTCCTTGGCTGTCCGACATCCTCCGCCTCAGCTCCtctttcttcttcctcttcctcctttgACCCCTCACCAAAACCGGGCTGGAAAGACCTACTGAAGACCTCTGCCCCTTACAGTGACAACCACCATTATTACAGTACTGACTACCCCTGCCGCTACACAGGAAACACCCCGGGTTCACCCGCTGCACTGCAGACCATCATCACCACTACAACTAAG GTCTCATATCAGCCGTGTCCAAAGGCTCCTTCCTACCAGTCGTGTCCCAAACCTCAGGCCGGCCTCCAGGCCTACCAGCCCTGTGCTCCAGCAAAACCGCCGGGCCTCCCCGGTTGCTCCTCTCTGCTGGACGAGGCCCACCCCTCCTACTCGGCCGAGGTGAAAGTGACGGAGGAGTCGGGGGGAGTCATCAAGTCTCTGTCATTTCAGCCGGAAGTCGTGCAGACCAAAACGGAGCGAGCCGACGCCTACGACTACCGCTACAGCTACGCCAACACGTACCGCTACGACGACTACTGA